A genome region from Microbacterium sp. CGR2 includes the following:
- a CDS encoding DUF4406 domain-containing protein, with product MKKPLLILIAGPYRSGTGGDPDRIAANLERLEEASAPIYRRGHIPMIGEWVALPILRILNEADAVTGDVMYETAHRLLQHCDAVLRLPGASAGADKDVEIARERGLPVYFSTDEIPDASTDPLAE from the coding sequence ATGAAGAAGCCACTGCTGATCCTCATCGCTGGTCCCTACCGCTCCGGAACCGGTGGCGACCCCGATCGCATCGCCGCCAATCTCGAACGACTGGAGGAGGCATCCGCACCGATCTACCGTCGTGGGCATATCCCGATGATCGGCGAATGGGTCGCCCTGCCGATTCTGCGCATTTTGAACGAGGCGGATGCCGTCACCGGCGATGTCATGTACGAGACCGCGCACCGGCTGCTGCAGCATTGTGATGCGGTGCTCCGTCTACCCGGCGCCTCTGCTGGGGCAGACAAGGATGTCGAGATCGCCCGTGAGCGCGGGTTGCCCGTCTACTTCTCCACCGACGAGATCCCGGATGCCTCGACAGATCCTCTCGCCGAGTGA